The Caloenas nicobarica isolate bCalNic1 chromosome 15, bCalNic1.hap1, whole genome shotgun sequence genome includes a region encoding these proteins:
- the LOC135995026 gene encoding boophilin-G2-like: MEMPAGLLLLAALLPLAAWSGPTARPAGREKLGTAKPGYCYHNAEVEDLLTEDCGTCRTDTSCPHCTGDAGCPGASKCCPSKCGYTCQDPVMDFCYLPSVCGNCKALFRRFFFNTTSHQCEEFIYGGCGGNRNNFKTESECFQACSHAGVGSARPSGPLSLAETGYHPAAPASSGWAPSPSFALKLLM, translated from the exons ATGGAGATGCCGGccggcctcctcctcctcgcagCCCTGCTCCCCCTCGCCGCATGGTCTGGCCCGACCGCCCGCCCAGCTGGAAGAGAGAAGCTGGGGACGG CCAAGCCCGGGTATTGCTACCACAACGCGGAGGTGGAGGACCTGCTGACCGAGGACTGCGGCACCTGCCGCACGGACACCTCTTGTCCCCACTGCACCGGCGACGCCGGCTGTCCCGGTGCCAGCAAGTGCTGCCCCAGCAAGTGTGGCTACACGTGCCAGGACCCGGTGATGG ATTTCTGCTACCTGCCCTCTGTCTGCGGGAACTGCAAGGCACTTTTCCGCCGCTTCTTCTTCAACACCACCAGCCATCAGTGTGAGGAGTTCATCTACGGTGGCTGCGGTGGCAACAGGAACAACTTCAAGACTGAGAGCGAGTGCTTCCAGGCCTGCTCCCACGCCG GAGTAGGCAGCGCCCGTCCCTCTGGGCCGCTCTCCCTTGCTGAGACCGGCTAccaccctgcagctcctgcttccTCTGGAtgggctcccagccccagcttTGCCCTCAAGCTGCTGATGTGA